In Rahnella sikkimica, the following are encoded in one genomic region:
- the truA gene encoding tRNA pseudouridine(38-40) synthase TruA: MSDEVIADVVAPVVAGRVALGIEYNGSEYYGWQKQQGAASVQACLEKALSRVADAPIVVLCAGRTDAGVSATGQVVHFDTPVLRKDAAWTMGVNTHLPKDIAVRWCASVPEDFHARFSATARRYRYVIYNNRYRSAILHTGVTHVHMPLDVEKMQLAGQALLGENDFTSFRASQCQSRTPWRYMMHLNVSRHGHYVVVDIKANAFVHHMVRNIVGSLVEIGAGNQPVGWMAQLLAAKDRNLAAATGKAEGLYLVSVDYPEKFALPQVSMGPLFLED, encoded by the coding sequence ATGTCCGATGAAGTGATTGCTGACGTCGTGGCTCCGGTTGTTGCGGGGCGCGTGGCGTTAGGCATTGAGTACAACGGCAGTGAATATTATGGCTGGCAGAAACAACAGGGCGCGGCGAGCGTCCAGGCGTGTCTGGAAAAAGCCCTGAGCCGCGTGGCGGATGCGCCGATTGTGGTGCTCTGCGCCGGGCGTACCGACGCGGGTGTCAGTGCCACCGGGCAGGTAGTGCATTTCGATACGCCGGTTTTGCGCAAAGACGCCGCGTGGACGATGGGCGTCAATACCCATCTGCCGAAAGATATCGCCGTGCGCTGGTGTGCCAGTGTCCCTGAAGATTTTCATGCACGTTTTAGCGCCACGGCACGCCGTTATCGCTATGTGATTTACAATAATCGCTACCGTTCGGCGATTTTGCATACCGGCGTCACGCACGTCCACATGCCGCTTGACGTCGAAAAAATGCAGCTCGCCGGGCAGGCCTTGCTCGGGGAAAACGATTTTACGTCGTTTCGTGCGTCCCAGTGCCAGTCGCGCACGCCGTGGCGTTACATGATGCACCTGAATGTCAGCCGCCACGGTCATTATGTGGTGGTGGATATTAAGGCGAACGCCTTTGTGCATCATATGGTGAGAAATATCGTGGGCAGTCTGGTTGAAATCGGTGCCGGAAATCAGCCGGTGGGCTGGATGGCGCAACTGCTGGCAGCGAAAGATCGCAATCTCGCTGCGGCGACCGGCAAAGCGGAAGGGTTGTATCTGGTATCTGTTGATTACCCTGAGAAATTTGCATTACCTCAGGTCAGTATGGGCCCCTTGTTCCTGGAAGATTAG
- a CDS encoding aspartate-semialdehyde dehydrogenase, whose protein sequence is MSDGWNIALLGATGAVGDALLELLAERQFPVGELFPLASDRSAGQTVRFNGKSLRVQLASGFDWSQVQLAFFVAGHEASALYAEEAANQGCLVIDSSGLFSLENDIPLVVPGVNPDALSHYRNRNIVAVADSLTSQLLTAIKPLTEQAGLARLHVTSLLSVSALGKAAVDDLAGQSARLLNGIPAEEGIFTKQLAFNLLPLVSDEEGSVLQERRLVDQVRKVLQNDGLPISVSCVQSPVFYGHAQVVHLEGLRPLSAEEARTELERIDDISLSEEDDFPTQVSDASGNANLSIGCIRNDYGVPELLQFWSVADNVRFGGALMAVETAEKLINEYWY, encoded by the coding sequence ATGTCTGATGGCTGGAATATTGCGCTGCTTGGCGCGACGGGCGCAGTCGGTGATGCGTTACTGGAATTATTGGCTGAACGTCAGTTCCCGGTTGGTGAGCTCTTCCCGCTGGCCAGTGACCGCAGTGCGGGTCAGACCGTGCGTTTTAATGGCAAAAGTCTGCGCGTACAGCTGGCATCCGGGTTTGACTGGTCACAGGTTCAGCTGGCGTTCTTTGTTGCCGGCCACGAAGCCTCTGCGCTGTATGCCGAAGAAGCGGCAAATCAGGGTTGTCTGGTGATCGACAGCAGCGGTCTGTTCTCCCTCGAAAACGATATTCCGCTGGTGGTGCCGGGCGTGAACCCGGACGCGCTGTCCCATTACCGTAACCGTAATATCGTGGCGGTTGCCGATAGCCTGACCAGCCAGCTTCTGACGGCGATCAAGCCGCTGACCGAACAGGCCGGGCTTGCCCGTCTGCATGTTACTTCTCTGCTGTCCGTTTCCGCGCTGGGTAAAGCCGCCGTGGACGATCTGGCCGGCCAAAGCGCCCGTCTGCTTAACGGTATCCCGGCAGAAGAAGGTATTTTCACTAAGCAGCTGGCGTTTAACCTGTTGCCGCTGGTGAGCGATGAAGAGGGCAGCGTTCTTCAGGAGCGTCGTCTGGTCGATCAGGTTCGCAAAGTCCTGCAAAATGATGGTCTGCCTATTTCCGTCAGCTGTGTGCAGTCTCCGGTATTTTACGGCCATGCGCAGGTTGTGCATCTCGAAGGTTTGCGTCCGCTGTCAGCGGAAGAAGCGCGTACTGAACTCGAACGTATCGATGATATCAGCCTCAGCGAAGAAGATGATTTCCCGACGCAGGTCAGCGACGCTTCCGGTAACGCGAACCTGAGCATTGGTTGTATCCGCAATGACTACGGGGTGCCTGAGTTACTTCAATTCTGGTCAGTGGCTGACAACGTGCGTTTCGGCGGTGCCCTGATGGCGGTTGAGACCGCAGAAAAACTGATTAACGAATACTGGTACTGA
- the argT gene encoding lysine/arginine/ornithine ABC transporter substrate-binding protein ArgT, with protein MKKLFKVLPLVLVLASAGSAFAAAPKAINIGTDPTYAPFESKDSSGKLVGFDIDLANEMCKRAAIKCTYVESDFDALIPSLKAKKIDAIISSLSITEKRQQEIDFTEKLYAANARLIAPKGSKILPTLDALKGKNVGVLQGSTQEAYANAMWQPKGINVVAYQNQDLIYADLASGRLDVAFQDEVAGSEGFLKQAAGKDYAFAGPSVKDDKFFGVGTGMGLRKNETDLQAALNKAFDSMRKDGTYDKLAKKYFDFDVYGG; from the coding sequence ATGAAAAAGTTGTTCAAGGTTCTTCCGCTGGTTCTGGTCTTAGCCAGTGCAGGTAGTGCATTTGCTGCCGCGCCTAAAGCAATTAATATCGGTACTGATCCGACTTATGCCCCTTTTGAATCAAAAGACTCCAGCGGCAAGCTGGTAGGTTTTGATATCGATCTGGCTAACGAGATGTGTAAGCGCGCAGCCATCAAATGTACTTACGTTGAAAGTGATTTTGATGCACTGATCCCTTCCCTGAAAGCGAAGAAAATTGATGCGATCATCTCTTCCCTGTCGATCACTGAAAAACGTCAGCAGGAAATTGATTTCACAGAAAAACTGTACGCCGCTAACGCCCGTCTGATCGCGCCGAAAGGCTCTAAAATTCTGCCAACCCTGGACGCGCTGAAAGGCAAAAACGTGGGTGTGTTGCAGGGTTCAACTCAGGAAGCCTATGCCAACGCAATGTGGCAGCCAAAAGGCATCAACGTGGTGGCTTACCAGAACCAGGACCTGATCTACGCCGATCTGGCCTCGGGTCGTCTGGATGTGGCTTTCCAGGATGAAGTGGCAGGCAGCGAAGGCTTCCTGAAACAAGCTGCCGGTAAAGATTACGCGTTCGCGGGCCCTTCCGTGAAAGACGACAAATTCTTCGGTGTAGGCACAGGTATGGGTCTGCGTAAGAACGAAACCGATCTGCAAGCTGCGCTGAACAAAGCGTTCGACAGCATGCGTAAAGACGGCACTTACGACAAACTGGCCAAAAAATACTTCGACTTTGACGTTTACGGCGGCTGA
- the pdxB gene encoding 4-phosphoerythronate dehydrogenase PdxB: MKILVDENMPYAVELFSRLGNVQAVPGRPIPQDALNDADALMVRSVTKVNESLLAGKPVKFVGTATAGTDHVDDAWLATQGIGFSAAPGCNAIAVVEYVFSSLLILAQRDGFQLRDKTVGIIGVGNVGSRLNARLEALGIRTLLCDPPRADRGDAGEFWPLEKLVAEADILTFHTPLNMSGPYATHHLVDADLLARLPADRILINACRGEVVDNAALLDALNGSKKLTAVLDVWEPEPDLSLALLDKVAIGTAHIAGYSLEGKARGTTQVFEAFSQFIGQPQTVPLESLLPAPEFAEVTLRGALSEAKLLRLIHLVYDVRRDDRPLRRVAGKPGEFDKLRKFYEERREWSSLRVICDDAATADVLKKLGFNSQPG, encoded by the coding sequence GTGAAAATCCTGGTTGATGAAAATATGCCGTATGCCGTCGAGCTTTTTAGCCGGTTGGGGAACGTACAGGCCGTGCCTGGCCGCCCAATTCCACAAGATGCGCTCAATGATGCTGATGCACTGATGGTGCGGTCCGTGACGAAAGTGAACGAAAGTTTGCTGGCGGGAAAACCGGTGAAATTTGTGGGTACCGCAACGGCGGGTACCGATCACGTTGATGACGCATGGCTTGCCACGCAGGGCATTGGCTTCTCGGCGGCGCCGGGCTGCAATGCGATTGCGGTGGTGGAATATGTCTTTTCTTCACTCCTGATCCTCGCGCAGCGCGACGGTTTTCAACTGCGCGACAAAACGGTCGGGATCATTGGCGTCGGTAATGTGGGTTCGCGCCTGAACGCCCGTCTGGAAGCGCTGGGCATCCGTACACTGCTTTGCGATCCGCCGCGCGCCGATCGCGGCGATGCCGGTGAATTCTGGCCGCTGGAAAAACTGGTCGCCGAAGCCGATATTCTGACGTTCCATACTCCGCTGAATATGTCTGGCCCGTATGCCACGCATCATCTGGTGGATGCGGATTTACTGGCGCGTCTGCCGGCTGACCGTATTCTGATTAACGCCTGCCGTGGTGAAGTTGTCGACAACGCCGCGCTGCTGGATGCGCTGAACGGAAGCAAAAAACTGACCGCCGTGCTGGATGTCTGGGAACCGGAACCTGATTTGTCGCTGGCATTGCTGGATAAAGTTGCCATCGGAACCGCGCACATTGCCGGTTACAGTCTGGAAGGGAAAGCGCGTGGCACCACGCAGGTTTTCGAAGCGTTCAGCCAGTTCATCGGACAACCGCAAACTGTGCCGCTGGAATCCCTGTTGCCTGCGCCGGAATTCGCCGAAGTCACTTTACGCGGCGCGCTCAGCGAAGCCAAACTGCTGCGGCTTATCCACTTAGTGTATGATGTGCGCCGCGATGACCGGCCTTTGCGCCGTGTTGCCGGGAAACCGGGCGAATTCGATAAGCTGCGCAAGTTCTATGAAGAACGCCGCGAGTGGTCGTCTTTACGTGTTATTTGCGATGATGCAGCGACGGCAGACGTCCTGAAAAAGCTCGGATTTAACAGCCAGCCTGGCTGA
- the dedD gene encoding cell division protein DedD, with protein sequence MASKFQNRLVGTVILVALGVIILPGLLDGKKKHYEDEFASIPLVPKAGDVEEQDAIPPVTQSLPAQPPEGANQAMNGAQDIDNAATNTNAANHGNVAPGNTTVEAPPVTTLPEQKKPVQTVPAKPAQVKPAPQKPKVIEPKPLAEAKPVAKPKPVEQTKPVEQPKVVAEQPKPVEQPKAVEQPKPAPEEKAPAGQSYVVQLGALKNAAKATEIVATLRLSGFRAYSVPATPVQGQITRLYVGPDASKQKLEASLPQLQQLSGLGGQVRSYSAH encoded by the coding sequence GTGGCTAGTAAGTTTCAAAACCGCCTGGTCGGGACGGTCATTCTGGTGGCGCTGGGCGTGATCATTTTGCCCGGTTTACTCGACGGCAAGAAAAAGCATTACGAAGACGAATTTGCGTCTATTCCATTGGTGCCAAAAGCGGGGGATGTTGAGGAGCAGGATGCCATACCGCCTGTGACGCAATCATTACCTGCTCAGCCGCCGGAAGGCGCGAATCAGGCCATGAACGGGGCGCAGGACATCGATAATGCGGCGACCAACACCAATGCCGCCAATCATGGCAACGTAGCGCCGGGGAATACGACGGTCGAAGCACCGCCGGTCACGACGCTGCCGGAACAGAAGAAGCCGGTGCAAACGGTGCCAGCGAAACCGGCTCAGGTTAAACCCGCGCCTCAGAAACCGAAAGTGATCGAACCTAAACCACTGGCGGAAGCTAAACCGGTGGCGAAACCGAAACCAGTCGAACAGACGAAGCCGGTTGAACAACCTAAAGTTGTTGCTGAGCAGCCTAAGCCGGTCGAACAACCGAAAGCGGTTGAGCAGCCTAAGCCTGCGCCGGAAGAAAAAGCACCGGCGGGGCAGTCTTATGTCGTTCAGCTCGGCGCATTGAAAAATGCGGCGAAGGCTACTGAGATTGTCGCGACTTTGCGGCTTTCAGGATTCCGTGCTTATTCCGTTCCGGCGACGCCGGTGCAGGGGCAAATCACGCGGCTTTATGTGGGTCCGGATGCGTCAAAACAAAAACTGGAAGCTTCACTCCCTCAGCTGCAACAGCTTAGCGGGTTAGGTGGGCAGGTGCGTTCTTACTCGGCGCACTAA
- a CDS encoding UbiX family flavin prenyltransferase — protein sequence MKRLIVGISGASGAIYGVRLLQVLQSVPDIETHLVMSNAARQTLTLETDLTLRDVQALADVVHDSRDIAASISSGSFKTMGMVILPCSIKTLSGIVNSYTDGLLTRAADVVLKERRRLVLCVRETPLHLGHLRLMTQAAELGAIIMPPVPAFYHRPATVEDIIDQTVNRVIDQFDIDLPEDLFVRWQGSH from the coding sequence ATGAAACGACTTATCGTCGGTATTTCCGGCGCGAGTGGCGCGATTTATGGCGTCCGTTTATTGCAGGTGCTGCAAAGCGTGCCTGATATTGAAACCCACCTGGTGATGAGCAACGCCGCCCGTCAGACGCTGACGCTGGAAACCGATCTGACGCTGCGTGATGTTCAGGCGCTGGCCGACGTGGTGCATGATTCCCGCGACATCGCCGCCAGTATTTCCTCCGGTTCATTTAAAACGATGGGCATGGTGATTTTGCCGTGCTCAATCAAAACGCTTTCCGGCATTGTGAACAGTTACACCGATGGCTTACTGACGCGCGCGGCTGACGTCGTGCTGAAAGAACGCCGCCGTCTGGTGCTGTGTGTGCGTGAAACCCCGCTGCATCTGGGGCATTTACGGCTGATGACGCAGGCCGCCGAACTGGGCGCGATTATTATGCCGCCGGTTCCGGCCTTTTATCATCGCCCGGCGACGGTGGAAGATATCATCGATCAGACCGTTAACCGGGTGATCGACCAGTTTGATATTGACCTGCCTGAAGACTTATTTGTTCGATGGCAGGGCAGCCACTAA
- a CDS encoding DedA family protein, with product MSFIHFIIDFILHIDVHLAELVAQYGIWVYGILFLILFCETGLVVTPFLPGDSLLFVAGALAALPSNDMNVHLMVLLMAIAAILGDAVNYTIGRVFGERLFSNPDSKIFRRSYLDKTHKFYEKHGGKTIILARFVPIVRTFAPFVAGMGHMSYRHFAAYNVIGALVWVLLFTYAGYLFGDLPIVQENLKLLIVAIIVVSILPGVVEIWRHKRAAAKEKRQQD from the coding sequence ATGAGTTTTATCCACTTTATTATTGATTTTATTCTTCATATTGATGTGCATTTAGCGGAGCTGGTTGCCCAGTACGGCATCTGGGTTTACGGGATTTTGTTCCTGATCCTGTTTTGTGAAACGGGTCTGGTGGTGACGCCGTTTTTACCGGGCGATTCGCTGCTGTTCGTGGCGGGCGCGCTGGCGGCATTGCCAAGTAATGACATGAACGTGCATTTGATGGTGTTGCTGATGGCCATTGCGGCGATCCTCGGTGATGCGGTGAACTACACTATCGGACGGGTGTTTGGTGAGCGGCTGTTCAGCAATCCGGATTCAAAAATTTTCCGCCGCAGTTATTTAGACAAGACCCACAAGTTTTACGAGAAACATGGTGGCAAAACGATTATTCTTGCGCGCTTCGTGCCGATCGTCCGCACGTTTGCACCGTTTGTGGCCGGTATGGGACATATGTCCTACCGCCATTTCGCGGCGTATAACGTGATTGGTGCGCTGGTTTGGGTTCTGTTATTTACCTATGCTGGCTACCTTTTTGGCGATCTGCCGATTGTTCAGGAAAATCTGAAATTACTGATCGTTGCGATTATCGTGGTTTCGATTCTGCCGGGTGTGGTAGAAATCTGGCGGCACAAACGCGCAGCGGCGAAAGAAAAGCGTCAGCAGGATTAA
- the folC gene encoding bifunctional tetrahydrofolate synthase/dihydrofolate synthase translates to MQNQLIPQATSPLATWLYYLENLHSQAIELGLDRVKAVATQLDLLTPAPRVFTVAGTNGKGTTCATLEAILMAAGYRVGVYSSPHLVRYTERVRIQGEELPESAHCASFALLEAGRGDISLTYFEYGTLSALQLFKQAKLDIVILEVGLGGRLDATNIVDANVSVVTSIALDHTDWLGSDRESIGREKAGIFRSGTPAVVGEPDMPQSIADVAKEKHSDLYRRGENWSFAASPANWRWTALQDGEEVTILDELPLPNVPLPNAATALAALHYSTLDIPEEALRSGLQRAALPGRFQTVSESPRLILDVAHNPHAAAYLAGRLAEQPRNGGKVRAVVGMLKDKDIAGTLACLSPQVDEWYCAPLQGPRGASVEELASHLPQAHRFDDVESAWRQAMQEAAPQDIVIVCGSFHTVAHVMDAIDTGKTSG, encoded by the coding sequence ATGCAAAATCAACTTATCCCTCAAGCCACGTCGCCTTTGGCCACGTGGCTTTATTATCTCGAAAACCTCCATTCTCAGGCTATCGAGCTTGGCCTTGACCGGGTCAAAGCGGTAGCGACTCAACTCGATTTGCTGACACCTGCGCCACGCGTTTTCACCGTCGCAGGGACCAACGGCAAAGGCACCACCTGTGCGACGCTGGAAGCCATTCTGATGGCCGCAGGATACCGTGTGGGCGTTTACAGTTCCCCGCACCTTGTCCGCTATACCGAGCGCGTTCGTATTCAGGGCGAAGAGTTGCCTGAGTCTGCGCACTGCGCCTCTTTTGCGCTGCTGGAAGCCGGGCGGGGCGATATTTCCCTGACCTATTTCGAGTACGGCACGCTCTCGGCGTTACAGCTGTTCAAACAGGCGAAGCTGGATATTGTTATCCTCGAAGTCGGGCTGGGCGGGCGTCTGGATGCCACGAATATTGTCGATGCCAATGTGTCGGTCGTCACCAGCATCGCGCTGGATCATACTGACTGGCTGGGTTCCGATCGCGAGAGCATTGGCCGCGAGAAAGCCGGCATTTTCCGTTCAGGCACGCCAGCCGTAGTCGGCGAGCCGGATATGCCGCAATCCATTGCCGATGTGGCAAAAGAGAAACATTCAGATTTGTACCGCCGGGGTGAAAACTGGAGTTTCGCGGCAAGTCCCGCAAACTGGCGCTGGACGGCTTTGCAGGATGGCGAAGAAGTCACCATACTGGACGAATTGCCGCTGCCAAACGTTCCGCTGCCGAATGCTGCCACGGCGCTGGCCGCGCTGCATTATTCGACGCTGGATATCCCTGAAGAGGCCTTACGCAGCGGCTTGCAGCGTGCGGCGCTGCCGGGACGTTTCCAGACGGTGAGTGAATCGCCGCGCCTTATTCTTGACGTGGCGCACAATCCGCACGCTGCGGCTTATCTGGCCGGACGCCTGGCTGAACAGCCGCGCAATGGCGGGAAAGTGCGTGCGGTGGTGGGTATGTTGAAAGACAAAGATATTGCCGGTACGCTGGCTTGCCTGTCGCCTCAGGTGGATGAATGGTATTGCGCACCGTTGCAAGGGCCGCGCGGTGCCAGCGTTGAAGAGCTGGCCTCGCACCTGCCTCAGGCGCACCGGTTTGATGATGTGGAGTCTGCCTGGAGACAGGCTATGCAGGAGGCGGCTCCTCAGGATATTGTGATTGTCTGCGGTTCGTTCCACACCGTAGCGCACGTCATGGATGCTATAGATACGGGGAAAACCAGTGGCTAG
- the accD gene encoding acetyl-CoA carboxylase, carboxyltransferase subunit beta, translated as MSWIERILSKSTDSQTRKASIPEGVWTKCDSCGQVLYRAELERNLMVCPKCDHHMRLTARMRLSTFMDEGSEVELGSELEPKDVLKFRDSKKYKDRLVAAQKETNEKDALIVMKGTLFGMPIVVASFEFAFMGGSMASVVGARFVRAVEQAMEDSCPLVCFSASGGARMQEALMSLMQMAKTSAALAKLQERGLPYISVLTDPTMGGVSASLAMLGDINVAEPKALIGFAGPRVIEQTVREKLPPGFQRSEFLIEKGAIDMIVRRPDMRAKLGSVLAKLTGQPEPNVSDVHSAVDGSAADHHQDA; from the coding sequence ATGAGCTGGATTGAACGAATTCTTAGTAAGAGCACTGACTCGCAAACCCGTAAGGCAAGTATTCCTGAGGGCGTCTGGACTAAATGTGACAGCTGCGGGCAGGTTCTTTACCGCGCCGAGCTTGAGCGCAACCTCATGGTTTGCCCTAAGTGTGACCACCACATGCGCCTTACCGCGCGTATGCGTCTGTCCACTTTCATGGACGAGGGTAGTGAGGTTGAATTAGGCAGCGAGCTTGAGCCTAAAGATGTTCTGAAGTTTAGAGATTCCAAAAAATACAAAGATCGTCTGGTTGCTGCACAGAAAGAGACCAACGAAAAAGACGCCCTGATCGTCATGAAAGGCACGCTGTTTGGTATGCCAATCGTGGTGGCTTCTTTTGAATTTGCCTTCATGGGCGGTTCAATGGCGTCCGTGGTGGGTGCTCGCTTTGTGCGTGCCGTAGAACAGGCGATGGAAGACAGCTGCCCGCTGGTGTGCTTCTCTGCCAGTGGTGGTGCGCGTATGCAGGAAGCGCTGATGTCGCTGATGCAGATGGCAAAAACCAGTGCCGCATTGGCGAAATTGCAGGAACGCGGTCTGCCGTACATTTCTGTACTGACTGACCCGACCATGGGTGGCGTTTCTGCCAGCCTCGCCATGTTGGGTGACATCAACGTCGCTGAGCCGAAAGCGCTGATCGGTTTTGCCGGTCCACGCGTTATCGAGCAAACTGTTCGTGAAAAACTGCCGCCGGGCTTCCAGCGCAGTGAATTCCTGATTGAGAAAGGCGCGATTGATATGATCGTGCGTCGTCCGGACATGCGCGCCAAACTCGGCAGCGTTCTGGCAAAACTGACCGGGCAACCGGAGCCGAATGTGTCTGACGTCCATTCTGCTGTCGACGGTTCTGCCGCTGACCATCATCAGGATGCCTGA
- the purF gene encoding amidophosphoribosyltransferase, with protein sequence MCGIVGIAGFMPVNQSIYDALTVLQHRGQDAAGITTIDANNNFRLRKANGLVKDVFEARHMQRLQGNMGIGHVRYPTAGSSSASEAQPFYVNSPFGITLAHNGNLTNAHELRSNLFEGQRRHVNTTSDSEILLNILASELDRFQHYPLEADNIFAAVAAVNLKIRGAYACVAMIIGHGMLAFRDPHGIRPLVIGKRTLEDGRNEYMVASESVALDTLGFEFLRDVAPGEAVYITEKGQLFTRMCADDPQYNPCLFEYVYFARPDSFIDKISVYSARVRMGEKLGAKIAREWEDLDIDVVIPIPETSCDIALEIARILDKPYRQGFVKNRYVGRTFIMPGQQERRKSVRRKLNANRAEFRGKNVLLVDDSIVRGTTSQQIVEMAREAGARRVYLASAAPEIRFPNVYGIDMPSANELIAHGREVSEINQIIGADALIFQDLSDLIAAVKEDNTDIEKFECSVFDGIYVTKDVDQDYLEYLEALRNDDAQALRGQQEAENLEMHNEG encoded by the coding sequence ATGTGCGGTATTGTCGGTATCGCCGGTTTCATGCCGGTAAACCAGTCGATTTATGACGCGTTAACGGTGTTACAACACCGTGGGCAGGATGCTGCTGGCATCACCACCATCGATGCCAATAACAATTTCCGTTTACGGAAAGCCAATGGCCTGGTGAAAGATGTTTTTGAAGCCCGCCATATGCAACGCTTACAAGGCAACATGGGTATCGGCCATGTTCGCTACCCAACGGCTGGCAGTTCCAGTGCCTCAGAAGCTCAACCTTTCTACGTCAACTCTCCGTTCGGCATCACACTGGCCCACAACGGTAACCTGACCAATGCTCACGAATTGAGAAGCAACCTGTTCGAAGGCCAGCGCCGTCATGTGAACACGACTTCCGATTCTGAAATTCTGCTCAATATTCTGGCGAGTGAACTGGACCGTTTCCAGCATTACCCGCTGGAAGCTGACAACATTTTCGCCGCCGTGGCTGCCGTGAACCTGAAAATTCGTGGCGCGTATGCCTGTGTGGCGATGATTATCGGCCACGGCATGCTGGCGTTCCGAGATCCGCACGGTATCCGTCCGCTGGTTATCGGCAAACGTACGCTGGAAGATGGCCGCAACGAGTACATGGTGGCCTCGGAGAGCGTGGCGCTTGATACGCTGGGCTTTGAGTTCCTGCGTGATGTCGCGCCGGGCGAAGCGGTGTACATCACCGAAAAAGGCCAGCTGTTTACCCGCATGTGCGCTGATGATCCGCAGTACAATCCGTGCCTGTTCGAATACGTGTATTTCGCACGCCCTGATTCGTTCATTGACAAAATTTCCGTCTACAGCGCCCGTGTCCGTATGGGTGAAAAGCTGGGCGCGAAAATTGCCCGTGAATGGGAAGATCTGGATATCGATGTGGTCATTCCGATCCCGGAAACCTCCTGCGATATCGCGCTGGAAATCGCGCGTATTCTGGATAAACCGTACCGTCAGGGTTTTGTGAAAAACCGCTACGTGGGCCGTACCTTTATCATGCCGGGCCAGCAGGAACGCCGTAAATCTGTACGTCGTAAACTGAACGCTAACCGCGCTGAATTCCGTGGTAAAAACGTTCTGCTGGTCGATGACTCTATCGTGCGCGGCACCACCTCTCAGCAGATTGTTGAGATGGCACGTGAAGCCGGTGCGCGACGCGTTTATCTGGCCTCCGCTGCGCCGGAAATTCGTTTCCCGAACGTCTACGGTATCGATATGCCAAGCGCTAACGAACTGATTGCACACGGTCGCGAAGTCAGCGAAATCAATCAGATCATTGGTGCCGATGCGTTAATCTTCCAGGATCTGAGCGACCTTATCGCCGCAGTGAAAGAAGACAATACCGACATCGAGAAGTTTGAGTGTTCCGTTTTCGACGGGATTTACGTCACCAAAGACGTTGACCAGGACTATCTGGAATACCTCGAAGCGCTGCGCAACGATGATGCTCAGGCATTACGTGGCCAGCAGGAAGCTGAAAACCTCGAAATGCATAACGAAGGCTAA
- the cvpA gene encoding colicin V production protein, whose translation MVWIDYVIIAVIGFSALVSLIRGFVREALSLVTWACAFFVASHYYPYLAIYFTRFEDELVRNGIAIAILFIATLIVGAIVNYVISSLVEKTGLSGTDRVLGVCFGALRGVLIVSAMLFFLDTFTSFSQSDDWKQSQLIPQFSYIIRWFFDYLQSTSSFLPKHI comes from the coding sequence ATGGTCTGGATTGATTACGTCATCATTGCGGTTATCGGATTTTCTGCCTTAGTCAGTTTAATCCGTGGCTTTGTTCGCGAGGCTTTATCACTGGTTACCTGGGCTTGCGCCTTCTTTGTCGCCAGTCATTATTACCCGTATCTCGCCATCTACTTCACGCGTTTCGAAGATGAGTTAGTTCGAAACGGGATCGCAATTGCCATCTTGTTCATCGCGACGTTGATCGTAGGTGCAATTGTCAACTATGTGATCAGTTCACTGGTTGAAAAAACCGGGTTGTCCGGCACTGACAGGGTGTTAGGTGTGTGCTTCGGCGCGCTGCGTGGTGTACTTATCGTCTCCGCGATGCTGTTCTTCCTGGATACCTTCACCAGTTTTTCGCAAAGTGACGACTGGAAACAATCCCAGTTGATCCCACAGTTCAGTTATATCATCAGGTGGTTCTTTGACTACCTGCAGAGCACGTCGAGTTTCTTGCCAAAACATATTTAG